The following proteins are encoded in a genomic region of Paenibacillus sp. FSL R7-0273:
- the nifK gene encoding nitrogenase molybdenum-iron protein subunit beta, with the protein MSKDRLEIPDYNSLFSEHRFVEQRLNKQQFEAPCSEQETAEALAYSQSAEYMEKNFNRKAVVINPHKACQPLGSIMAALGFEKTLPFVHGSQGCNSYFRSHLSRHFKEPTPAVSSSMTEDAAVFGGMSNLIDGLENSIALYKPEMVAVCTTCMAEVIGDDLSSFIGNARNKGVISGDFPVAFCNTPSFVGSHISGYDAMMKGILSYLYERSGLEAAPGSGEETGEKLNVMLGFEPYTGNFAEISKILQAFDTKYTLLGDHSGNYDSPATGEYEYYYGGTRLADVPLAANALGTLSLQKYTLKKTQDYITGTWKQQVTALSTPLGITGTDKLLEAISGLTGLPLPASLLEERGRVVDALTDSHPYLHGKRVALVGDPDLLIGLIGFCLEVGMEPVHIVCSNGDVEFDNVKFKEEAEALLATSPYGSEAAVYVGNDLWHMRSLLLNDPVDLAIGSSHLKFAAKDASVPLIRVGFPIFDRHHMHRYPILGYQGALNLLSLIVNTVLDELDRNNSGFNYDLVR; encoded by the coding sequence ATGAGCAAGGACAGACTGGAGATTCCGGATTACAACTCCCTGTTCTCGGAGCACCGGTTCGTGGAGCAGCGGCTGAACAAGCAGCAGTTCGAAGCGCCCTGCAGTGAGCAGGAAACGGCTGAGGCACTCGCTTACTCCCAATCAGCCGAGTACATGGAGAAGAACTTTAACCGTAAAGCGGTGGTTATCAACCCGCATAAGGCCTGCCAGCCGCTCGGTTCGATTATGGCTGCACTCGGCTTTGAGAAAACACTGCCCTTCGTCCATGGCTCACAGGGCTGCAACTCCTATTTCCGCAGCCATTTAAGCCGCCACTTCAAGGAGCCTACACCGGCCGTATCCTCCTCGATGACCGAGGATGCAGCGGTATTCGGCGGGATGAGCAACCTGATCGACGGCCTGGAGAACAGCATCGCCCTGTATAAGCCGGAGATGGTGGCAGTCTGTACGACCTGTATGGCGGAGGTTATCGGGGATGACCTGTCCTCCTTTATCGGCAATGCCCGCAACAAAGGGGTCATCTCCGGGGATTTCCCGGTTGCCTTCTGCAATACGCCAAGCTTCGTCGGATCGCATATCTCCGGCTACGATGCCATGATGAAGGGGATTCTGAGCTACCTGTACGAACGCTCCGGCCTGGAGGCGGCTCCGGGCAGCGGCGAAGAAACCGGAGAGAAGCTGAATGTGATGCTCGGCTTCGAGCCATATACGGGTAACTTTGCAGAAATCAGCAAAATTCTTCAGGCATTTGATACGAAGTACACTCTGCTCGGTGATCACAGCGGTAATTATGACTCGCCGGCTACGGGGGAATATGAGTACTACTATGGCGGAACCAGACTGGCGGATGTGCCGCTGGCTGCGAATGCGCTCGGTACGCTCTCCCTCCAGAAATACACGCTTAAGAAAACCCAGGACTATATCACCGGAACATGGAAGCAGCAGGTAACTGCACTGTCCACGCCGCTCGGTATCACCGGAACTGACAAGCTGCTGGAGGCAATCAGCGGACTGACCGGACTTCCGCTCCCGGCCTCCCTGCTGGAGGAACGCGGCCGCGTGGTCGACGCTCTTACCGACAGTCATCCTTATCTTCACGGTAAAAGGGTGGCACTCGTAGGTGATCCGGATCTGCTGATCGGACTTATCGGATTTTGTCTGGAAGTAGGTATGGAGCCTGTGCACATCGTCTGCTCGAACGGTGATGTTGAGTTCGATAATGTTAAGTTTAAGGAAGAGGCTGAAGCGCTGCTCGCCACCAGCCCGTATGGATCGGAAGCGGCAGTATACGTAGGCAACGACCTGTGGCATATGCGTTCGCTGCTGCTGAATGATCCGGTTGACCTGGCCATCGGCAGCTCGCATCTGAAATTTGCCGCCAAGGATGCGAGTGTGCCGCTGATCCGCGTGGGATTCCCGATTTTTGACCGTCACCATATGCACCGTTATCCGATTCTGGGCTACCAGGGTGCGCTTAATCTGCTCAGTCTGATCGTCAACACCGTGCTGGATGAGCTGGACCGCAACAATTCCGGATTCAATTATGATCTGGTGCGGTAG
- the nifD gene encoding nitrogenase molybdenum-iron protein alpha chain, with product MGLDIEANKKLVEEVLEAYPKKAKKDREKHYQINTEEAQTCGTCALKSNIKSRPGVMTPRGCSYAGSKGVVWGPIKDMVHISHGPVGCGQYSWGTRRNYANGTLGIDNFTAMQITSDFQETDIVFGGDKKLEVIMREITEMFPLAKGISVQSECPVGLIGDDIEAVSKKMSKELEMPVVPVRCEGFRGVSQSLGHHIANDAIRDFVLGKADLAETGPYDVNIIGDYNIGGDAWASRILLEEMGLRVIAQWSGDGTLNELEIAHKAKLNLIHCHRSMNYMVEHMEKAYGIPWMEYNFFGPSKTYESLRAIAALFDETIQENCEKMIAKHKPAMDAIINKYKPRLENKKVLLMIGGLRSRHTIGAYEDLGMDIVASGYEFAHKDDYEKTFPMMKEGTIIMDDPTAYELEELAQKMNVDLVGSGVKEKYVYHKMGIPFRQMHSWDYSGPYHGFDGFKIFAKDMDMTVNSPVWSLMQKKEKEHVQKEEAGI from the coding sequence ATGGGACTGGATATTGAAGCGAACAAAAAGCTTGTTGAGGAAGTGCTGGAGGCCTACCCGAAAAAAGCGAAAAAAGACCGGGAAAAGCACTATCAGATCAACACAGAAGAAGCGCAAACCTGCGGTACCTGTGCCCTGAAGTCCAATATCAAATCCCGCCCCGGTGTCATGACACCGCGCGGCTGCTCTTATGCCGGCTCGAAGGGTGTGGTCTGGGGCCCGATCAAGGATATGGTCCATATCAGCCACGGCCCGGTCGGCTGTGGACAATACAGCTGGGGAACCCGGCGCAACTATGCGAACGGAACGCTTGGTATCGATAATTTTACCGCGATGCAGATCACAAGTGATTTTCAGGAGACGGATATCGTCTTCGGCGGCGACAAGAAGCTTGAAGTGATCATGCGCGAGATTACCGAGATGTTCCCGCTGGCCAAGGGAATTTCGGTGCAGTCTGAATGTCCGGTCGGCCTGATCGGCGATGACATTGAGGCGGTATCCAAGAAGATGTCCAAGGAGCTGGAGATGCCGGTTGTGCCTGTACGCTGTGAGGGCTTCCGCGGTGTCAGCCAGTCGCTCGGCCATCATATCGCCAATGATGCGATCCGCGATTTCGTGCTTGGCAAGGCTGATTTAGCCGAAACCGGCCCGTATGATGTCAATATTATTGGAGACTACAATATCGGCGGCGATGCCTGGGCTTCACGGATTCTGCTGGAGGAGATGGGCCTCAGGGTCATTGCCCAATGGTCAGGAGACGGTACGCTGAACGAGCTGGAGATTGCCCATAAGGCCAAGCTGAACCTGATTCACTGCCACCGTTCCATGAATTACATGGTCGAGCATATGGAGAAGGCCTACGGTATTCCGTGGATGGAATATAACTTCTTCGGGCCGTCCAAAACGTATGAGAGCCTGCGCGCCATCGCTGCGTTGTTCGACGAAACGATTCAGGAGAACTGCGAGAAGATGATTGCGAAGCACAAGCCGGCCATGGATGCCATTATCAATAAATACAAGCCGCGTCTGGAAAATAAAAAGGTGCTGCTGATGATCGGCGGCCTGCGCTCCCGCCACACTATCGGCGCCTATGAGGATCTGGGCATGGATATTGTGGCCTCCGGCTACGAATTCGCCCATAAGGATGACTATGAGAAGACCTTCCCGATGATGAAGGAAGGCACCATTATTATGGATGATCCGACCGCCTATGAGCTGGAGGAGCTTGCCCAGAAAATGAACGTCGATCTGGTGGGTTCAGGCGTTAAGGAAAAGTATGTATATCACAAAATGGGCATTCCGTTCCGCCAGATGCATTCCTGGGATTACAGCGGTCCATACCACGGCTTTGACGGCTTTAAGATTTTTGCCAAGGATATGGATATGACGGTGAACAGTCCGGTATGGAGCCTGATGCAGAAGAAGGAAAAGGAACACGTTCAAAAGGAGGAGGCGGGCATATGA
- the nifH gene encoding nitrogenase iron protein, which translates to MRQIAFYGKGGIGKSTTSQNTLAQLATKFGQRIMIVGCDPKADSTRLILNTKAQQTVLHLAAELGSVEDLELDDVLQTGFGDIINVECGGPEPGVGCAGRGIITAINFLEQEGAYTDLDFVSYDVLGDVVCGGFAMPIRENKAQEIYIVCSGEMMAMYAANNIARGILKYATSGGVRLGGLICNSRNTDREDELIMELARRLNTQMIHFVPRDNVVQHAELRRMTVAQYNPEHKQAKEYEILAEKILNNKMLTIPTPISMEELEELLMEFGIIEDEEAAIQKLQASGQ; encoded by the coding sequence ATGAGACAAATAGCTTTCTACGGTAAAGGCGGTATCGGTAAATCGACAACTTCGCAAAACACCCTGGCTCAGTTAGCTACAAAGTTCGGACAACGCATTATGATCGTCGGCTGTGATCCTAAGGCAGACTCTACCCGCCTGATCCTGAACACCAAGGCGCAGCAGACGGTACTTCATCTGGCCGCTGAGCTCGGCTCTGTAGAGGATCTGGAGCTGGATGATGTGCTGCAGACTGGCTTCGGCGACATTATTAACGTAGAGTGCGGCGGGCCTGAACCGGGCGTAGGCTGCGCTGGACGCGGAATTATAACCGCCATTAACTTCCTGGAGCAGGAGGGCGCGTACACCGATCTGGACTTTGTATCCTATGACGTACTCGGTGACGTTGTGTGCGGGGGCTTCGCAATGCCGATCCGTGAGAATAAGGCACAGGAGATCTACATTGTCTGTTCCGGGGAAATGATGGCGATGTATGCGGCCAACAACATTGCCCGCGGGATTCTGAAATATGCCACAAGCGGTGGTGTCAGACTGGGCGGCCTGATCTGCAACAGCCGTAACACGGACCGTGAGGATGAGCTGATTATGGAGCTGGCCCGCCGCCTGAATACGCAGATGATTCATTTTGTACCGCGCGATAATGTCGTTCAGCATGCTGAGCTGCGCAGAATGACGGTTGCCCAGTATAATCCGGAGCACAAGCAGGCCAAGGAATATGAAATTCTGGCCGAGAAAATCCTCAACAACAAAATGCTGACCATTCCTACCCCGATCTCCATGGAAGAGCTGGAGGAGCTGCTGATGGAATTCGGGATTATCGAAGACGAAGAAGCGGCCATCCAGAAGCTGCAGGCTTCCGGACAATAA